The genomic window GGTGTGTGGTCCGACGACGTGCGCGCCCTCGACGAGGGGCGGCATCCCCAGACCATTCGCCCGGCCAAGGGCATCCACCTCACGGTGCCCTGGTCGAAGGTGCGTTGCGACATCGCCGCCGTAATCCCCGTTCGCAAGGACGGTCGCTCGATCTTCGTGGTCCCGTGGGGCGATCGCGTCTACATCGGCACGACCGACACCGACTACGACGGGCCGCTCGACAACCCTGCGTGCACGCCTGATGACGTCGCCTACCTGCTCGACGCGGTGAACGCCTCGCTCCTCGAACCCTTGAAGGAGGACGACGTCCTGGGCACGTGGGCCGGTCTGCGGCCCCTCGTGCGTGACGCAAAGAGCGAGAAGACGGCCGACCTCTCGCGCCGACACGAGGTCGGCCGCTCGGCGAGCGGCGTGGTCACCGTGACCGGCGGCAAGCTCACCACGTACCGGAAGATGGCGGCCGACTCCGTCGACGAGGTGATCGGCGAGCTCGGCGACGGTAGGCGCAGCCGACTGAAGCGAAGCCGCACGAAGCATCTCGCGTTGCACGGCGCCCACGGCACCGACGAGCTGCGCGCCCCCGGTGCGGCCGCTCGAATGGGAACGAGCGACGCGGTGCTCGAGCACCTCGTAGGTCGCTACGGGGGTGACGCGCGGACGCTGCTGGCGATGATGGCCGCCCAACCCGCACTCGCGGAGCCGCTCGTCCCGACCCTGCCGTACCTCAAGGTCGAGGCGCTCTACGCGGCGCGCTACGAGATGGCCACGACGGTCGACGACGTGTTGGCCCGACGAACTCGCGCCCGGCTCCTCGCCCGTGACGCGTCCGCCGACGCCGCCCTCGACGTGGCCCGAGTGCTCGCGCCCGAGCTGGGCTGGAGCGAGGCCGAGGTCGAGTCCCAGGCTGCGTCCTACCGGGCTGCCGTGGCGGACGAGCGCGCCGCCGGCGGCCTGCACGAGACGGGCTTCGACCAGATGGTGAGGGCCTGACTCGGTGTCGCCGAACCGAGGCGCACCGACACCACCGATTGCCTTCACCGCCGGCCCCGCCACCGTGCGCAACCACATCGGCGCTCGGTTCGTCGAGACCGACGACAAGCTGTTGGCCCGGCTGCGCGGCGTCTGCGACGACGTCACCACCGACCCGTCGGCGCGCGCCGAGGCGGGCCGCGACTGGTGGCCGTTGGCCATGGGCTGGGCGCTCGACGGCGAGGTGCCGGGGCTGGCCGCCGTTGTCGTCCGGCCGCGCGAGGTCGACGAGGTGGCGGGCGTGCTTGCGGTGTGCGACGAGGCGCGTGTGCCGGTGACGCCCGCGGCCGGGCGCAGCGGGGTCTGCGGCGCGAGCGTCCCGTTGCACGGCGGGGTCGTGCTCGACGTGTGCGCGCTCGCAGGCATCGTCGACGTCGACGACGTCTCGATGGTGCTCGACGTGCGCCCGGGCACGTTCGGCGACGTGCTCGAGGACGACCTCCGCGCCCTGCACGGCGTGACGCTCGGGCACTGGCCGCAGTCGATCGAGCTGTCGACGGTCGGCGGCTGGCTGGCCTGTCGCTCGGCCGGTCAGTACTCCACCCGCTACGGGAAGATCGAAGACATGGTCGCGGGGCTGCAGGTCGTGCTGGCCGACGGGAGGGTCGTCCGCACCGGCGGCGCGCCACGCGCTGCCGTCGGGCCCGACCTCACCCAGGTGTTCGTCGGCAGCGAGGGCACGCTCGGGGTCATCACCGAGGCCTGGCTGCGCGTGCACCCCGTCCCCGCGGCGGAGCGGCGCGCCGCGTTCGGCTTCGCGTCGTTCGGTGACGGGCTCGCGGCGTGCCGTCGCGTGCTGCGACGGGGCGCGACGCCTGCGGTGCTGCGCCTCTACGACACCACCGAGTCGGCGCGCAACTTCGAGGTACCCGACCAGCACGTGCTGCTGGTGCTCGACGAGGGCGAGCCCGCGATCATCGACGCGATGATGCAAGTCGTCGGCGAGGAGTGCGAGGGAGCCAAGCGGCTCGACGACGCCCTCGTGGGGCGGTGGCTCGAACATCGCAACGACGTCTCCGCGCTCGAATCCCTCACCCAGCGACGCATCGTCGTGGACACCATCGAGATCGCGGCGCGATGGTCGGCGTTGCCCGCGATCTACGAAGGCGTGCTCGCGGCCGTCGCCGGGCTCGAGCACGCGCTGGTGGTGTCCGCCCACCAGTCCCATGCGTACGGCGACGGCGCGTGCCTCTACTTCACGTTCGCGGGGCGGCCGCCCGACGAGGAGGGGCCCGCGGGGCGCGATGCCTTCTACCGGGCGGCATGGGACGTGGCCACTCACGTCGTGCTCGCCCACGGAGGTGCCCTCAGCCACCACCACGGCGTCGGCCTCAACCGCGGCCGGTTCGTCCGCGACGCCCTCGGCCCCGCGTTCGACGTGCTGGCGGCGCTGAAGGGCGCGCTCGACCCGAACGGCATCCTGAACCCCGGCAAGCTCGGCCTGCCCGACCCGTTCGGCGAGGTCCCTTGGCCATGAGGGCCGTCCCCCTGTGGGGCTGTCCCACGGTGAAAGCTGTGCGGCGGTGAGAGCGATGGGTGTCCGCATCGACAGCCGCACGGTGCTCGTCTCCGGCGCGGTCGCGCTCGCTGTCTCGCTCGCCACCCTGGTCGCCTACGCCATCGTCAACGCCATCGTCTCGTTCGACCGCGACTCCAACTGGCCGTTCGCCTTCTACGTCGTGATCCTCCTCGGCATGGCTTTGGGCGGACGGCTCGCGGGGCGGGCTCGTCCCGATGCGCCGCTCGCGCACGGCTCCCTCGCCGCGCTCGGCGCGATGGGGGTCATCGCGGTGATCAGCGTCGTCATCGATGTCGCGTTGAGGAACGACATCGTCGACAACGTGGTGAAGCTGGTGGCGCAGATCCCTGTCCCCGTCGCGGTCTCGGCGTTCAGCGCCTACATGGCATCGCGGTCCGCCATCGCATGAGCATTCTTGTCGTCGACGTAGGTACCAGTGGTGTGCGTGCTGCAGTCGTGCACCCCGATGCCACGGTTCATCACGTCCACTACCGCGAGGTGTTGCCCGAGTCACCCGCACCCGGTTTCGTGCAGTTCGATGCCGCGGCCATGGCTGCCGGCGCGCTCGACGTGGCCCGGGCCGCGCTCGAGGCCGGCGGCCCGGTCGAGGCCGTGGGCATCGCCAACCAGCGGGCATCGACGATCGTCTGGGACCGGGCCACGGGTGTGCCGGTCGGCCCGGGCGTCGGCTGGCAGGACCAGCGCACCGCGGGGATGTGCCTCGAGTTGCAGGGCCGCGGGATCCGGGTGGCACCGAACGTGTCGGCCACCAAGGTCGCCTTCCTGCTCGACATGGCCGACCCTGAGCGGGAGCGCGACCTGTGCTTCGGTACGGTCGACAGCTGGATCGCGTGGACATTGTCGGGCGGCGCGTTGCACATCACCGACACGACCAACGCCGGCCTCACCGGCCTGCTGCACGCGGATGCCTCGGGATGGTCGTCGCAGGTGCTCGACGTCCTCCGCATCCCGTCGTCGGTGCTGCCCACGATCGTCGACTCGACGGGCGTCGTCGGCGAGGCGTCGGAGCTCCCGGGCGCGCCGCCGATCGCGGGTCTCGCCGGCGATCAGCAGGCGTCACTCGTGGGTCAGGGATGCACCCGGCCCGGTCTGGCCAAGATCACGTTCGGCACGGGAGGCATGCTCGATCTCTGCATCGGCGCGACCCGACCCGCGTTCGAGGCGCGCGGGCCCGGCGGGTGTTTCCCGATCGTGGCGTGGCGGCGTGGCGGTCGACTCACGTGGGGCGTCGAGGCGTTCATGCTCACCGCAGGCCAAGCGGTCGAGTGGCTGCGAGACGACC from Actinomycetota bacterium includes these protein-coding regions:
- a CDS encoding glycerol-3-phosphate dehydrogenase/oxidase, with product MRVYSNALWVYDLTGGLRIGKLHKRVSREEALAHVPTLDTRRLVAGFLYYDAQTDDARLTLTIARTAAVDYGVAALNHAGVTAVLKDAEGRASGARLDNGIEVRARAVVNAAGVWSDDVRALDEGRHPQTIRPAKGIHLTVPWSKVRCDIAAVIPVRKDGRSIFVVPWGDRVYIGTTDTDYDGPLDNPACTPDDVAYLLDAVNASLLEPLKEDDVLGTWAGLRPLVRDAKSEKTADLSRRHEVGRSASGVVTVTGGKLTTYRKMAADSVDEVIGELGDGRRSRLKRSRTKHLALHGAHGTDELRAPGAAARMGTSDAVLEHLVGRYGGDARTLLAMMAAQPALAEPLVPTLPYLKVEALYAARYEMATTVDDVLARRTRARLLARDASADAALDVARVLAPELGWSEAEVESQAASYRAAVADERAAGGLHETGFDQMVRA
- a CDS encoding FAD-binding oxidoreductase, whose translation is MSPNRGAPTPPIAFTAGPATVRNHIGARFVETDDKLLARLRGVCDDVTTDPSARAEAGRDWWPLAMGWALDGEVPGLAAVVVRPREVDEVAGVLAVCDEARVPVTPAAGRSGVCGASVPLHGGVVLDVCALAGIVDVDDVSMVLDVRPGTFGDVLEDDLRALHGVTLGHWPQSIELSTVGGWLACRSAGQYSTRYGKIEDMVAGLQVVLADGRVVRTGGAPRAAVGPDLTQVFVGSEGTLGVITEAWLRVHPVPAAERRAAFGFASFGDGLAACRRVLRRGATPAVLRLYDTTESARNFEVPDQHVLLVLDEGEPAIIDAMMQVVGEECEGAKRLDDALVGRWLEHRNDVSALESLTQRRIVVDTIEIAARWSALPAIYEGVLAAVAGLEHALVVSAHQSHAYGDGACLYFTFAGRPPDEEGPAGRDAFYRAAWDVATHVVLAHGGALSHHHGVGLNRGRFVRDALGPAFDVLAALKGALDPNGILNPGKLGLPDPFGEVPWP
- a CDS encoding TIGR04086 family membrane protein; this encodes MGVRIDSRTVLVSGAVALAVSLATLVAYAIVNAIVSFDRDSNWPFAFYVVILLGMALGGRLAGRARPDAPLAHGSLAALGAMGVIAVISVVIDVALRNDIVDNVVKLVAQIPVPVAVSAFSAYMASRSAIA
- a CDS encoding glycerol kinase — encoded protein: MSILVVDVGTSGVRAAVVHPDATVHHVHYREVLPESPAPGFVQFDAAAMAAGALDVARAALEAGGPVEAVGIANQRASTIVWDRATGVPVGPGVGWQDQRTAGMCLELQGRGIRVAPNVSATKVAFLLDMADPERERDLCFGTVDSWIAWTLSGGALHITDTTNAGLTGLLHADASGWSSQVLDVLRIPSSVLPTIVDSTGVVGEASELPGAPPIAGLAGDQQASLVGQGCTRPGLAKITFGTGGMLDLCIGATRPAFEARGPGGCFPIVAWRRGGRLTWGVEAFMLTAGQAVEWLRDDLGLIESAAASDAVAASCADTGDVWFVPALLGLGTPEWDFGARGTLLGLTRGSGRPEVVRAVLEGIAHRGADLVEAAEADGAHAIATLRVDASSRPWPTQPSARSRCRRCPTPRRSGPRSWQAWPSAPGPARTTSPPPGRLGRWSTRCTSPTATAGGRRATAREVGCPSCRPSTSEAEGYMPVTRPTVFPCGSLNSARVGPSGTSMGPITVLPPSFATFSSAAAMSSTWM